The following coding sequences are from one Pseudonocardia sp. HH130630-07 window:
- a CDS encoding Fur family transcriptional regulator — MTPQRQLVLDAVRDLGHATPEQVCTRVQQTAPAVNITTVYRTLDLLEELGVVRHAHLGHGAPTYSEHQHRHVHLVCHRCGRVDEAPIELLSDVAERTLGDLGFRLDATHVALSGTCADCTGPTDRVRAPQSAEGER; from the coding sequence ATGACCCCTCAACGACAACTGGTCCTGGACGCGGTCCGCGACCTGGGGCACGCCACGCCGGAGCAGGTGTGCACGCGGGTCCAGCAGACCGCACCGGCCGTCAACATCACCACCGTCTACCGCACGCTGGACCTGCTCGAGGAGCTCGGGGTCGTCCGGCACGCCCACCTCGGGCACGGCGCCCCGACCTACTCCGAGCACCAGCACCGGCACGTCCATCTGGTCTGCCACCGTTGCGGGCGGGTCGACGAGGCCCCCATCGAACTGCTGTCCGATGTGGCCGAACGCACGCTCGGCGACCTCGGCTTCCGGCTGGACGCCACGCACGTGGCGCTCTCGGGTACCTGCGCGGACTGCACCGGTCCCACCGATCGGGTGCGCGCACCGCAGAGCGCGGAGGGAGAACGATGA
- the ygfZ gene encoding CAF17-like 4Fe-4S cluster assembly/insertion protein YgfZ — protein sequence MTASGTEPATDQAPEPDAAVPAHHGDPPAEQRAMARSAAVVDRGHRDVLVVTGSERLSWLHLLLTQHVSELPPGTGTEALVLDIQGRVLHHMGVAVTADAVHLDTEPGDGAALLDYLGKMVFWSDVSPRDATAELAVLTVVGPETAQVLGGAGLPVPDAPHGVVALPGAGFVRRTPGPGRDAADVVVPRAEAEEHRAALVAAGARAAGTIAFEAARVESRIPRLHLDTDDRTIPHEVGWIGSAVHLTKGCYRGQETVARVANLGRPPRRLVLLHLDGGDEELPRTGDPVLRDGRAVGRVGTIVQHHELGPVALALMKRSVPVDAELTAGADDRVSPAAIDPDSYEADPERPPPGRAARDRAAGRPG from the coding sequence ATGACCGCATCCGGAACCGAACCGGCCACCGACCAGGCACCGGAGCCGGACGCCGCCGTCCCGGCCCACCACGGCGACCCGCCCGCCGAGCAGCGGGCGATGGCCCGCTCGGCCGCCGTCGTCGACCGGGGCCACCGCGACGTGCTGGTGGTGACCGGGTCCGAACGCCTGTCCTGGCTGCACCTGCTGCTCACCCAGCACGTGAGCGAGCTCCCGCCGGGGACCGGGACCGAGGCGCTGGTACTCGACATCCAGGGTCGTGTGCTGCACCACATGGGGGTCGCGGTGACCGCCGACGCGGTCCATCTCGACACCGAACCGGGTGACGGCGCCGCGCTGCTCGACTACCTGGGCAAGATGGTCTTCTGGTCCGACGTGTCGCCGCGGGACGCGACCGCCGAGCTGGCCGTGCTCACGGTGGTGGGGCCGGAGACCGCGCAGGTGCTCGGCGGCGCCGGGCTGCCGGTGCCCGACGCCCCGCACGGCGTCGTCGCGCTGCCGGGCGCCGGTTTCGTCCGCCGGACCCCCGGCCCCGGCCGGGACGCCGCGGACGTCGTCGTCCCCCGCGCGGAGGCCGAGGAGCACCGTGCGGCACTCGTCGCGGCCGGGGCGCGGGCCGCGGGCACGATCGCGTTCGAGGCGGCCAGGGTCGAGTCCCGGATCCCCCGGCTGCACCTCGACACCGACGACCGCACCATCCCGCACGAGGTCGGCTGGATCGGCTCGGCGGTGCACCTGACCAAGGGCTGCTACCGGGGCCAGGAGACGGTCGCCCGGGTCGCGAACCTGGGCCGCCCGCCGCGCCGGCTGGTCCTGCTGCACCTCGACGGCGGTGACGAGGAGCTGCCGCGGACCGGCGACCCGGTGCTCCGCGACGGCCGCGCCGTCGGCCGGGTGGGCACGATCGTGCAGCACCACGAGCTGGGCCCGGTCGCGCTGGCGCTGATGAAACGCTCCGTGCCGGTGGACGCCGAGCTGACCGCCGGTGCCGACGACCGGGTGTCGCCCGCCGCGATCGACCCGGACTCCTACGAGGCCGACCCGGAGCGCCCGCCACCCGGGCGGGCCGCCCGGGACCGCGCCGCGGGGCGCCCCGGCTGA
- a CDS encoding DUF3073 domain-containing protein, which yields MGRGRAKAKQTKVARELKYSSPSMDLDALQAEIGSVTAVTTDNRDDDYGEYDDLAAKYNDEGDDPRR from the coding sequence ATGGGGCGTGGACGAGCCAAGGCCAAGCAGACGAAGGTGGCCCGTGAGCTCAAGTACAGCTCCCCTTCTATGGATCTCGACGCCTTGCAGGCCGAGATCGGTAGCGTGACGGCGGTGACTACTGACAACCGCGATGACGACTACGGGGAGTACGACGACCTCGCCGCGAAGTACAACGACGAGGGCGACGACCCCCGTCGTTGA
- a CDS encoding NUDIX hydrolase, giving the protein MRGNLFAVAVNLVVLTVRSDRLHVLLIERGERPFAGAWALPGGFVLPDEDLVHTASRRLGEETGSDTGHAVVGHLEQLASYAAPDRDPRGRVLSVGYLAFVPDMPEPTPGGGATASAWCPVDAVGPLAFDHERILSDGVERAKSKLEYTTLAASFCPPEFTVTDLRRVYEAVWSTSLDPRNFQRKVTSTEGFLVPTATLVTGGRGRPPRLFRRGAATALHPPMLRESHRTGERVQPVG; this is encoded by the coding sequence ATGCGCGGCAACCTCTTCGCGGTCGCCGTGAACCTCGTCGTGCTCACGGTGCGGTCCGACCGGCTGCACGTCCTGCTCATCGAGCGGGGTGAACGGCCCTTCGCCGGTGCGTGGGCGTTGCCGGGTGGTTTCGTCCTGCCGGACGAGGACCTCGTGCACACGGCGAGCAGGCGGCTCGGCGAGGAGACCGGCTCCGACACCGGCCACGCCGTCGTGGGCCATCTGGAGCAGCTGGCGAGCTACGCGGCACCCGATCGCGATCCGCGGGGCCGGGTGCTGTCGGTCGGGTACCTCGCGTTCGTCCCGGACATGCCGGAGCCCACGCCCGGTGGCGGCGCCACCGCGTCGGCCTGGTGCCCGGTCGACGCCGTCGGCCCGCTGGCGTTCGACCACGAGCGGATCCTGTCCGACGGCGTCGAGCGGGCGAAGTCCAAACTGGAGTACACGACGCTCGCGGCGTCGTTCTGCCCGCCGGAGTTCACCGTCACCGATCTGCGCCGGGTCTACGAGGCCGTCTGGAGCACCTCGCTGGACCCCCGCAACTTCCAGCGCAAGGTCACCTCGACCGAGGGTTTCCTGGTCCCGACGGCGACGCTGGTGACCGGCGGCCGCGGCCGCCCGCCCCGGCTGTTCCGGCGCGGGGCGGCGACCGCCCTGCACCCGCCGATGCTGCGCG